The Desulfuromonas sp. genome has a window encoding:
- a CDS encoding gamma-glutamylcyclotransferase translates to MLYFAYGVNMDEETLAARGVTFTKMCRGKVRDMRLVFFKPGDDGTGKADLQDHRGNAVEGVVYDVPEESLARLDVYEGVDRGHYRRQAVVVQSSKGELDCVAYRATKFRTGLKPSPDYLGPIVRGAEAHRLSGDYITFLKSHDTMDASR, encoded by the coding sequence ATGCTGTACTTTGCCTATGGCGTCAACATGGACGAGGAGACCCTGGCCGCTCGGGGAGTGACCTTTACCAAGATGTGCAGGGGGAAGGTGCGCGACATGCGCCTGGTCTTTTTCAAGCCCGGCGACGATGGAACGGGCAAGGCCGATCTGCAGGACCACCGGGGGAATGCCGTCGAGGGGGTGGTCTACGATGTTCCCGAGGAGAGCCTGGCCCGCCTCGACGTCTACGAGGGGGTGGACCGGGGGCACTACCGTCGCCAGGCGGTGGTGGTGCAGAGTTCAAAGGGGGAACTCGACTGCGTCGCCTACCGGGCCACCAAGTTCCGCACCGGCCTCAAGCCGAGCCCCGACTACCTGGGGCCGATCGTACGGGGCGCAGAGGCCCATCGGCTCTCCGGCGATTACATCACCTTTTTGAAATCCCACGACACCATGGACGCTTCAAGGTAG